A region from the Drosophila takahashii strain IR98-3 E-12201 chromosome 2L, DtakHiC1v2, whole genome shotgun sequence genome encodes:
- the Eaat2 gene encoding excitatory amino acid transporter isoform X1 codes for MEKSEKFSDYLFAKMGPPTSTELPPKTTERSDAPVELTGYRRWLSDNLMLLVTLSGVLLGVVLGLSLRPLNLHGDSIMLISYPGELFMRVLKLMILPLVISSLIAGSASLNAKMNGKIALRTLVYFASTSFFNAALGIALVLLIHPGNPDLHNADDRSTDRRAVNLLDSLLDLGRNVFPDNLFQASIQQAHTVYLPKPSILHAFNETMNDTLVEAQRLSEDLSEEVVLVRDIQYRSGTNTLGIVFFCLVFGTFLGTIGQKGQVVVDFFAAIFEVIMKMVTCVMWLTPVGISSVIAGKILSVGDLGLVMSQLMWFIVTVAIGVIIYQFVVMQAIYFVVVRRNPFKFYAGLIQAMLTAFATASTAAALPITFRCMNEKLKVDPRITRFVLPIGCNINMDGTALYIAVASIFIAQMSGMVLGFGELLTVLLTSTAASMSSASVPSAALVLLLVVLTAIDAPVQDVTLLFAVDWFVDRIRTTNNMLGDCYTAAIVEELSRKELMALDAASVNYQDMPAGTPNGHGHGHHEGGLLEGQTELETSSKCVMTMTDSVVVDMSAVMNNVNLQQEHCNRRV; via the exons atggaaaagtctGAGAAATTTTCAGATTACCTCTTCGCCAAAATGGGTCCCCCCACCTCCACTGAGCTGCCGCCGAAGACCACGGAGCGCAGCGACGCACCCGTCGAGCTGACCGGCTATCGCAGGTGGCTGTCGGATAACCTCATGCTGTTGGTCACCCTCTCCGGGGTTCTCCTGGGCGTAGTACTGG GACTCTCGTTGCGACCGCTAAATTTACACGGCGACTCCATCATGCTGATCTCGTATCCTGGCGAACTTTTCATGCGCGTGCTGAAGCTGATGATCTTGCCGCTGGTCATATCCAGCCTGATTGCCGGATCGGCCAGTCTTAATGCAAAGATGAATGGCAAGATAGCGCTGCGCACATTGGTTTACTTCGCCAGTACTTCCTTCTTCAACGCCGCCCTAGGAATCGCTCTCGTGTTGCTCATCCATCCTGGAAATCCCGATCTGCACAACGCCGATGATCGGTCGACGGATAGGCGGGCAGTCAACCTACTGGATAGTCTTTTGGATTTGGGAAG AAATGTATTCCCGGACAACCTGTTCCAGGCCTCCATTCAGCAGGCGCACACCGTCTACCTGCCCAAGCCGAGCATTCTGCATGCCTTCAACGAGACGATGAACGACACCTTGGTGGAGGCTCAACGTCTGTCGGAGGATCTGTCGGAGGAGGTGGTGCTCGTGCGGGACATCCAGTACCGCAGTGGAACCAACACGCTGGGCATCGTTTTCTTCTGCCTGGTATTCGGAACTTTCCTGGGGACCATTGGCCAGAAGGGCCAGGTAGTGGTCGACTTCTTCGCCGCTATTTTCGAGGTGATAATGAAGATGGTAACCTGTGTGATGTGGCTAACGCCTGTGGGAATTAGTTCTGTGATCGCCGGCAAGATCCTGAGCGTCGGCGACTTGGGCCTGGTGATGTCCCAGCTCATGTGGTTCATCGTCACTGTGGCCATCGGCGTCATCATCTACCAGTTCGTGGTGATGCAGGCCATCTACTTCGTCGTCGTGCGCCGCAATCCATTCAAGTTCTACGCCGGACTCATCCAGGCCATGCTAACCGCCTTCGCCACGGCCTCAAC CGCCGCCGCCCTGCCCATTACATTCCGCTGCATGAACGAGAAGCTGAAGGTGGATCCGCGGATCACGCGGTTCGTCCTGCCCATCGGATGCAATATCAATATGGACGGGACGGCCCTTTACATCGCGGTGGCCTCGATCTTCATTGCCCAGATGAGCGGAATGGTCCTGGGATTCGGGGAGCTGCTCACCGTGCTCCTCACCTCCACGGCCGCCTCGATGAGCTCGGCCAGTGTTCCGAGTGCCGCCCTGGTCCTCCTTCTCGTCGTCCTCACCGCCATCGATGCTCCTGTCCAGGATGTGACGCTCTTGTTCGCCGTGGATTGGTTTGT GGATCGGATTCGCACTACGAACAACATGCTGGGCGATTGCTATACTGCCGCCATTGTGGAGGAACTTTCACGCAAGGAGTTGATGGCTTTGGATGCGGCTTCTGTGAATTATCAG GACATGCCCGCCGGCACCCCCAATGGTCATGGTCACGGGCACCACGAGGGCGGTCTCCTCGAGGGGCAGACGGAGCTGGAGACGAGCAGCAAGTGCGTGATGACGATGACCGACTCGGTGGTGGTGGACATGAGTGCAGTGATGAACAACGTGAACCTGCAGCAGGAGCACTGCAATCGCAGGGTCTAA
- the Eaat2 gene encoding excitatory amino acid transporter isoform X2, producing the protein MGPPTSTELPPKTTERSDAPVELTGYRRWLSDNLMLLVTLSGVLLGVVLGLSLRPLNLHGDSIMLISYPGELFMRVLKLMILPLVISSLIAGSASLNAKMNGKIALRTLVYFASTSFFNAALGIALVLLIHPGNPDLHNADDRSTDRRAVNLLDSLLDLGRNVFPDNLFQASIQQAHTVYLPKPSILHAFNETMNDTLVEAQRLSEDLSEEVVLVRDIQYRSGTNTLGIVFFCLVFGTFLGTIGQKGQVVVDFFAAIFEVIMKMVTCVMWLTPVGISSVIAGKILSVGDLGLVMSQLMWFIVTVAIGVIIYQFVVMQAIYFVVVRRNPFKFYAGLIQAMLTAFATASTAAALPITFRCMNEKLKVDPRITRFVLPIGCNINMDGTALYIAVASIFIAQMSGMVLGFGELLTVLLTSTAASMSSASVPSAALVLLLVVLTAIDAPVQDVTLLFAVDWFVDRIRTTNNMLGDCYTAAIVEELSRKELMALDAASVNYQDMPAGTPNGHGHGHHEGGLLEGQTELETSSKCVMTMTDSVVVDMSAVMNNVNLQQEHCNRRV; encoded by the exons ATGGGTCCCCCCACCTCCACTGAGCTGCCGCCGAAGACCACGGAGCGCAGCGACGCACCCGTCGAGCTGACCGGCTATCGCAGGTGGCTGTCGGATAACCTCATGCTGTTGGTCACCCTCTCCGGGGTTCTCCTGGGCGTAGTACTGG GACTCTCGTTGCGACCGCTAAATTTACACGGCGACTCCATCATGCTGATCTCGTATCCTGGCGAACTTTTCATGCGCGTGCTGAAGCTGATGATCTTGCCGCTGGTCATATCCAGCCTGATTGCCGGATCGGCCAGTCTTAATGCAAAGATGAATGGCAAGATAGCGCTGCGCACATTGGTTTACTTCGCCAGTACTTCCTTCTTCAACGCCGCCCTAGGAATCGCTCTCGTGTTGCTCATCCATCCTGGAAATCCCGATCTGCACAACGCCGATGATCGGTCGACGGATAGGCGGGCAGTCAACCTACTGGATAGTCTTTTGGATTTGGGAAG AAATGTATTCCCGGACAACCTGTTCCAGGCCTCCATTCAGCAGGCGCACACCGTCTACCTGCCCAAGCCGAGCATTCTGCATGCCTTCAACGAGACGATGAACGACACCTTGGTGGAGGCTCAACGTCTGTCGGAGGATCTGTCGGAGGAGGTGGTGCTCGTGCGGGACATCCAGTACCGCAGTGGAACCAACACGCTGGGCATCGTTTTCTTCTGCCTGGTATTCGGAACTTTCCTGGGGACCATTGGCCAGAAGGGCCAGGTAGTGGTCGACTTCTTCGCCGCTATTTTCGAGGTGATAATGAAGATGGTAACCTGTGTGATGTGGCTAACGCCTGTGGGAATTAGTTCTGTGATCGCCGGCAAGATCCTGAGCGTCGGCGACTTGGGCCTGGTGATGTCCCAGCTCATGTGGTTCATCGTCACTGTGGCCATCGGCGTCATCATCTACCAGTTCGTGGTGATGCAGGCCATCTACTTCGTCGTCGTGCGCCGCAATCCATTCAAGTTCTACGCCGGACTCATCCAGGCCATGCTAACCGCCTTCGCCACGGCCTCAAC CGCCGCCGCCCTGCCCATTACATTCCGCTGCATGAACGAGAAGCTGAAGGTGGATCCGCGGATCACGCGGTTCGTCCTGCCCATCGGATGCAATATCAATATGGACGGGACGGCCCTTTACATCGCGGTGGCCTCGATCTTCATTGCCCAGATGAGCGGAATGGTCCTGGGATTCGGGGAGCTGCTCACCGTGCTCCTCACCTCCACGGCCGCCTCGATGAGCTCGGCCAGTGTTCCGAGTGCCGCCCTGGTCCTCCTTCTCGTCGTCCTCACCGCCATCGATGCTCCTGTCCAGGATGTGACGCTCTTGTTCGCCGTGGATTGGTTTGT GGATCGGATTCGCACTACGAACAACATGCTGGGCGATTGCTATACTGCCGCCATTGTGGAGGAACTTTCACGCAAGGAGTTGATGGCTTTGGATGCGGCTTCTGTGAATTATCAG GACATGCCCGCCGGCACCCCCAATGGTCATGGTCACGGGCACCACGAGGGCGGTCTCCTCGAGGGGCAGACGGAGCTGGAGACGAGCAGCAAGTGCGTGATGACGATGACCGACTCGGTGGTGGTGGACATGAGTGCAGTGATGAACAACGTGAACCTGCAGCAGGAGCACTGCAATCGCAGGGTCTAA